Proteins encoded within one genomic window of Sphingomonas cannabina:
- a CDS encoding alpha/beta hydrolase, whose amino-acid sequence MQSMMRMLAWALVPLAVQAAPARAEAPADRIVIEPHTVTLPTGETLSYEIGTLYVPENRSKPTSRRIGIGFARIRAPQPTGAPPVFWLPGGPGLSVLGAFTDTDEASRSRLRSWLTFGAVGDLVVVEQRGYTRRGEMLEETADAVPLDRPASVRADALAMQALARRAVAHNPDKDLSGYTIEAFATDVDDLRRALGYDKVSLFGGSFGSQWALAVIRFHPEGVARAVLSSVEPLNDGFDMPSHVFAALQRIAYDADRDPGLAPWLPEGGLMGAIQALHRRFAAGPVRATVNDDHGRPQTVVLGAEDLQLALLSHTDDAAHWPAFILSLYHGHYDDWARETIDDRRAGPVKLIGPLVDSSLGATPDRDYLLRTDPAVGLIGSWNYEANFASATDWPTPDMGDAVRRPIVTPVPIVFVHGDWDTSTPVENTLGLLPYFPNGHAILVHRAGHDGTFYQLRKNPAAKQAIYDFLRTGATAALPTDVALTVPRFDVPGFPPPLAGTPR is encoded by the coding sequence ATGCAATCGATGATGCGAATGCTGGCCTGGGCACTCGTTCCGCTCGCCGTCCAGGCGGCTCCGGCGCGTGCGGAGGCGCCAGCCGACCGCATCGTGATCGAGCCGCATACCGTCACGCTCCCGACCGGCGAGACGCTGTCGTACGAGATCGGCACCCTCTACGTGCCCGAGAACCGCAGCAAGCCAACGAGCCGCCGGATCGGCATCGGCTTCGCGCGCATCAGGGCGCCGCAACCGACCGGCGCGCCGCCGGTCTTCTGGCTTCCCGGCGGTCCGGGGCTGAGCGTGCTCGGTGCCTTCACCGATACCGACGAGGCGTCGCGCAGCCGCCTGCGCTCGTGGCTGACCTTTGGCGCCGTCGGCGACCTGGTGGTGGTCGAGCAGCGCGGCTACACCCGGCGCGGCGAGATGCTCGAGGAGACGGCCGACGCCGTTCCCCTCGACCGGCCGGCCTCCGTACGGGCCGATGCGCTGGCGATGCAGGCGCTGGCCCGGCGCGCGGTCGCGCACAATCCCGACAAGGACCTGTCGGGCTATACGATCGAGGCGTTCGCGACCGACGTCGACGATCTGCGGCGCGCGCTCGGCTATGACAAGGTCAGCCTGTTCGGCGGCAGCTTCGGCTCGCAATGGGCGCTGGCGGTGATCCGCTTCCACCCCGAGGGCGTGGCCCGGGCCGTGCTGTCGTCAGTCGAACCGCTGAACGACGGGTTTGACATGCCGTCGCACGTGTTCGCCGCGCTTCAGCGGATCGCCTACGACGCCGACCGCGATCCGGGCCTGGCGCCCTGGCTGCCGGAGGGCGGGCTGATGGGGGCGATCCAGGCGCTGCACCGGCGCTTCGCCGCCGGGCCCGTGCGCGCGACCGTAAACGACGACCACGGCCGGCCGCAGACGGTAGTGCTCGGCGCCGAGGATCTGCAGCTCGCGCTCCTATCCCACACCGACGACGCGGCGCATTGGCCCGCCTTCATTCTGTCGCTCTACCATGGCCATTACGACGACTGGGCGCGCGAGACGATCGACGACCGGCGCGCCGGCCCGGTGAAGCTGATCGGGCCGCTGGTCGACAGCAGCCTGGGGGCGACGCCCGATCGCGATTATCTGCTGCGGACCGACCCCGCCGTCGGCCTGATCGGCAGCTGGAACTACGAAGCGAACTTCGCCTCGGCCACCGACTGGCCGACGCCGGACATGGGCGACGCCGTCCGGCGACCGATCGTGACTCCGGTTCCGATCGTCTTCGTCCATGGCGACTGGGACACTTCGACCCCGGTCGAGAACACGCTCGGCCTGCTGCCCTATTTCCCAAACGGCCATGCGATCCTGGTGCATCGCGCCGGGCATGACGGCACCTTCTACCAGCTGCGCAAAAACCCGGCGGCGAAGCAGGCCATCTATGATTTCCTGAGGACGGGAGCGACCGCGGCCCTGCCGACCGACGTGGCGCTGACCGTCCCCAGGTTCGACGTGCCGGGCTTTCCGCCGCCGCTCGCCGGCACCCCGCGCTGA
- a CDS encoding glycosyltransferase family 2 protein, protein MGRPSTVIAVPTFRRPERLRHLLDTLARLKGIEDAMLLVADNDDVGREGVAVAGAAAANGFPAPIAIITVPEPGLTHVRNAIVEQALRYPTMRRLAMIDDDEWPGPEWLAQLILVQRNTGAGVVAGPVEPRFVEDAPGWAMQTLVFRPEQRREGLTDMLYAANNLLVERRALEAIERPWFDPAFNLSGGEDMDFLTRLRVAGVTFAWAPSAVVYESVGPERARKSWVLRRMWRIGITDIMAARKRRTGALGRLALTARSLALLGLRTLLLPTMAWQVERRLDIAGQWVKSAGRLYALAGGSDAIYAAAADDGTQRSRS, encoded by the coding sequence ATGGGCAGGCCGAGCACCGTCATCGCCGTCCCAACCTTCCGCCGGCCGGAGCGGCTGCGCCATCTGCTCGACACGCTGGCCCGCCTCAAGGGGATCGAGGATGCGATGCTGCTCGTCGCCGACAATGACGATGTGGGCCGCGAAGGGGTCGCGGTCGCCGGCGCGGCCGCGGCGAACGGCTTTCCCGCCCCGATCGCAATCATCACCGTACCCGAGCCAGGGCTGACACATGTCCGCAACGCCATCGTCGAGCAGGCGCTGCGCTATCCCACGATGCGCCGGCTGGCGATGATCGACGACGACGAATGGCCTGGTCCCGAATGGCTCGCCCAGCTGATCCTGGTCCAGCGGAACACCGGCGCCGGCGTCGTCGCCGGGCCGGTCGAGCCGAGATTCGTCGAGGACGCCCCCGGCTGGGCGATGCAGACATTGGTGTTCCGCCCCGAGCAGCGCCGCGAGGGCCTGACCGACATGCTCTATGCCGCCAACAACCTGCTGGTCGAGCGGCGGGCGCTGGAGGCGATCGAGCGCCCGTGGTTCGACCCCGCCTTCAACTTGAGCGGCGGCGAGGACATGGACTTCCTGACCCGCCTCCGCGTGGCGGGCGTCACCTTCGCCTGGGCGCCGTCGGCAGTGGTCTATGAATCGGTCGGCCCCGAACGCGCCCGCAAGAGCTGGGTGCTCAGGCGCATGTGGCGGATCGGGATCACCGACATCATGGCCGCGCGCAAGCGCCGTACCGGCGCGCTCGGGCGGCTCGCGCTCACCGCACGCTCGCTCGCCCTGCTGGGCCTGCGCACGCTCCTCCTGCCGACCATGGCATGGCAGGTCGAGCGGCGGCTCGACATTGCCGGCCAATGGGTGAAATCGGCCGGGCGCCTCTACGCCTTGGCGGGCGGGAGCGACGCGATCTACGCCGCCGCCGCAGATGACGGGACTCAGCGCTCGCGCAGCTGA
- the bla gene encoding class A beta-lactamase, with protein MDRREMLLGMSGLAAITLIDVRLGQAQKTADFGGRSFAETIRGIERRTGGRLGLAVLDTHSGRRFAHRGDERFALCSTFKFLLSGAVLHAADSGRLKMSRTLTVRRADILGNSPVTERNVGRAMTLAELCHATMTTSDNAAANLLLPVIGGPAGLTRFVRALGDEVTRIDRYEPILNEAISGDPRDTTSPLAMLHSLRALTLGRVLTPASRRTLTGWMLASRTGATRLRAGVPRGWRVADKTGTGQRGSNNDIGLLLPNGRPPILVTSYLSGSTASSDALAATHAAVARAIASAVSESAIAA; from the coding sequence ATGGACCGGCGGGAGATGCTGTTGGGAATGAGCGGGCTTGCGGCGATCACACTGATCGACGTTCGATTGGGACAAGCCCAGAAGACCGCCGATTTCGGCGGACGATCCTTCGCCGAAACGATCCGCGGAATCGAGCGCCGGACCGGTGGCCGGCTGGGCCTGGCGGTGCTCGACACCCACAGCGGCCGCCGTTTCGCCCATCGCGGTGACGAGCGTTTCGCGCTGTGCAGCACCTTCAAATTTCTTTTGAGCGGCGCGGTACTCCACGCGGCCGACTCCGGGCGGCTCAAGATGAGCCGGACGCTGACGGTGCGGCGCGCCGACATCCTCGGCAACTCGCCGGTGACCGAGCGGAACGTCGGCCGCGCGATGACGCTCGCCGAGCTCTGCCACGCGACGATGACCACCAGCGACAATGCCGCTGCCAACCTGCTGCTGCCGGTGATCGGCGGTCCGGCCGGCCTGACGCGCTTCGTGCGCGCGCTCGGCGACGAAGTGACCAGGATCGACCGCTACGAACCGATCCTCAACGAGGCGATTTCGGGCGACCCGCGTGACACCACCAGCCCGCTGGCGATGCTGCATTCGCTTCGCGCCTTGACGCTCGGCCGCGTGCTGACGCCCGCCTCGCGCCGCACGCTGACGGGCTGGATGCTGGCGAGCCGCACCGGCGCGACGCGCCTGCGCGCCGGCGTCCCGCGCGGCTGGCGCGTCGCCGACAAGACCGGCACCGGCCAGCGCGGCAGCAACAACGACATCGGCCTGCTGTTGCCGAACGGGCGGCCGCCGATCCTGGTGACGTCCTATCTCAGCGGCAGCACGGCGAGTTCCGACGCCCTCGCGGCCACCCACGCCGCGGTAGCGCGGGCGATCGCTTCGGCAGTGAGTGAAAGCGCGATCGCCGCCTGA
- a CDS encoding MarR family winged helix-turn-helix transcriptional regulator, which translates to MPEPTTPPHPDEDIVDQLLRDWARERPELDTSAMAVVGRLLHLGALLQSRAGRHLQDHGLSYTELDVLATLRRSGAPYQLSPTALRKSVLLTSGAMTACLNRLERRGLIGREPDAADRRLLMARLTGEGLRLVEDAIVSHFTQADRAILGLEPGERAELARLLRKFRLQLRER; encoded by the coding sequence ATGCCCGAACCGACAACGCCGCCTCACCCGGACGAGGACATCGTCGACCAGTTGTTGCGCGACTGGGCGCGCGAGCGGCCGGAGCTGGACACGTCGGCGATGGCGGTGGTCGGGCGCCTGTTGCACCTGGGGGCGCTGCTGCAGTCTCGTGCCGGCAGGCATCTGCAGGATCACGGCCTCAGCTACACCGAGCTCGACGTGCTCGCCACGCTGCGGCGATCGGGCGCGCCCTATCAGCTGAGTCCGACCGCGTTGCGGAAATCGGTCCTGCTCACCTCCGGTGCGATGACGGCGTGCCTCAACCGGCTGGAGCGGCGCGGGCTGATCGGTCGCGAGCCCGACGCCGCGGATCGCCGGTTGCTGATGGCGCGGCTGACCGGCGAAGGTCTGCGCCTGGTCGAGGACGCGATCGTCTCCCATTTCACGCAGGCCGATCGGGCGATCCTGGGCCTGGAGCCGGGCGAGCGCGCCGAGCTGGCGCGCCTGCTGCGCAAGTTCAGGCTTCAGCTGCGCGAGCGCTGA
- the galU gene encoding UTP--glucose-1-phosphate uridylyltransferase GalU, whose translation MSAKPVRKAVFPVGGLGTRFLPATKAIPKEMLPIVDRPLIQYAVDEAIEAGIEQMIFVTGRGKAAIEDHFDIAFELETTMSGRGKSLDILGPTRLRPGAVTYVRQQEPLGLGHAVWCARDVVGDEPFAVLLADDFMVGKPGCLKQMIDAYNRVGGNVICAEVVPDEHTHRYGIITPGAADGPLTEVKGLVEKPAPGTAPSNLSVIGRYILQPEVMGILSGQEKGAGGEIQLTDAMARMIGDQPFHGLTFAGTRYDCGDKVGFLHANMAMALSRDEMADDVELIMNELLEARVEPRRAA comes from the coding sequence ATGAGTGCAAAACCGGTTCGTAAGGCTGTGTTCCCCGTGGGTGGCCTCGGCACCCGCTTCCTTCCAGCAACCAAGGCTATCCCCAAGGAAATGCTGCCGATCGTCGATCGGCCGCTGATCCAATATGCCGTCGACGAAGCGATCGAGGCGGGGATCGAGCAGATGATCTTCGTCACCGGCCGCGGCAAGGCGGCGATCGAGGATCACTTCGACATCGCCTTCGAGCTCGAGACGACGATGAGCGGGCGCGGCAAGTCGCTCGACATCCTGGGGCCGACGCGCCTCCGGCCGGGCGCGGTCACCTATGTCCGCCAGCAGGAGCCGTTGGGGCTCGGCCATGCGGTGTGGTGCGCGCGCGACGTGGTGGGCGACGAGCCGTTCGCCGTCCTCCTCGCCGACGATTTCATGGTCGGCAAACCGGGCTGCCTCAAGCAGATGATCGACGCCTACAACCGCGTCGGCGGCAACGTGATCTGCGCCGAGGTGGTCCCTGACGAGCATACGCACCGCTACGGCATCATCACGCCGGGCGCGGCCGACGGTCCGCTGACCGAGGTGAAGGGGCTGGTCGAGAAGCCGGCTCCGGGCACGGCGCCGTCGAACCTGTCGGTGATCGGCCGCTACATCCTCCAGCCCGAGGTGATGGGGATCCTCTCCGGCCAGGAGAAGGGCGCGGGCGGCGAGATCCAGCTCACCGACGCGATGGCGCGGATGATCGGCGACCAGCCGTTCCATGGCCTGACCTTCGCCGGCACGCGGTATGACTGTGGGGACAAGGTCGGCTTTCTCCACGCCAACATGGCGATGGCGCTGTCGCGCGACGAGATGGCGGACGATGTCGAGCTGATCATGAACGAATTGCTCGAAGCACGGGTCGAGCCGCGTCGCGCGGCATAA
- a CDS encoding LysR family transcriptional regulator → MDRSQLPLNALRAFEAAARHLSLTRAGLELCVSQAAVSHQVNRLEDVLGVQLFHRLPRGLALTDEGAALVPVLAESFDRISALLDRYAGGRLREVLTVGVVGTFATGWLLPRLAEFNAAHPFVDLRIRTNNNRVDLAGEGLDYAIRFGDGAWHGVEADPLMAAPLTPLCAPAMAERIARVEDLAGEVLLRSYRPDEWSRWFDAAGVPCPTLHGPVFDSSVTTAAAAMAGSGIALLPAAMFAPALDRGDLVRPFALEVETGRYWLTRLKTRAPDAAMHAFRDWLLMSVNPTG, encoded by the coding sequence ATGGATCGCTCCCAGCTGCCGCTCAATGCTCTACGCGCCTTCGAGGCGGCGGCGCGGCATTTGAGCCTCACCCGCGCCGGGCTGGAACTGTGCGTCAGCCAGGCGGCGGTCAGCCATCAGGTCAACCGGCTGGAGGACGTGCTGGGCGTGCAGCTCTTCCACCGCCTGCCGCGCGGGCTCGCGCTCACCGACGAGGGGGCGGCGCTGGTGCCGGTGCTGGCCGAGAGCTTCGACCGTATCTCGGCGCTGCTCGACCGCTATGCCGGCGGGCGGCTGCGTGAGGTGCTGACGGTGGGGGTGGTCGGCACCTTCGCGACCGGCTGGCTGCTGCCGCGCCTCGCCGAGTTCAACGCCGCGCACCCCTTCGTCGACCTGCGCATCCGCACCAACAACAATCGCGTCGACCTGGCGGGGGAGGGGCTCGATTACGCGATCCGCTTCGGCGACGGCGCCTGGCACGGGGTCGAGGCCGATCCGCTGATGGCGGCGCCGCTGACGCCACTCTGCGCGCCGGCGATGGCGGAGCGAATCGCGCGAGTGGAGGATCTCGCGGGCGAGGTGCTGCTGCGCTCCTACCGGCCCGACGAGTGGTCGCGCTGGTTCGACGCGGCCGGCGTGCCCTGTCCCACGCTGCACGGGCCGGTGTTCGATTCGTCGGTGACGACCGCCGCCGCGGCGATGGCGGGGAGTGGCATCGCGCTGCTGCCGGCGGCGATGTTCGCACCGGCGCTCGATCGCGGCGACCTGGTGCGGCCGTTCGCGCTGGAGGTGGAGACCGGCCGCTATTGGCTGACGCGGCTCAAGACCCGCGCTCCCGATGCGGCGATGCACGCGTTCCGCGACTGGCTGCTCATGTCGGTTAATCCGACGGGCTGA
- a CDS encoding family 16 glycosylhydrolase has protein sequence MRSYVLCSLASTLSLCALAGCAGDGDSTTTTAAAKTEGLVVINEPVTPVATTEPTASAPTAASTLSATSVSTTNAFATFDFANGTSLPAKATLSLGSAVFRPGASVANVPVTLDRPTPNTVIARVTTVNGSGTTKAVAGTNYRTVDTVVVFRPGDPLRQTISVPIVSATAGQQFAVKLREAPWGANQGTSWVSVTASSSAVATASATTGFRAPRTFKATGTLQYEMSRAKMWWTDTGHDDAWSTQLPNGRAQPANGETGLYLDGWVYRDKDIEAPLRYTWNGLVMHTQKLKSPISYNGKSYYYGSVVLSGHNTPSTQIGYGQYEWVAKMPSRRGAWPAFWLISTSGWPPEIDVFEGFGYESYWDFDRYIASTIHGGANAVRTFQRGSVIQAEAAYGLSGFSQGFHSYAVDIQPDYITWFVDGVETYQSVNPFKGFRWYPIMDVAVKTTSAYDDGSGDMVVKGFRAWSSS, from the coding sequence ATGCGAAGCTACGTCCTGTGCTCGCTTGCGAGCACTCTCTCTCTTTGCGCGCTCGCCGGATGTGCCGGCGACGGCGATTCGACCACCACGACTGCGGCGGCCAAGACCGAAGGTCTGGTCGTCATCAACGAGCCGGTGACACCGGTTGCCACCACCGAGCCGACCGCCTCGGCGCCGACCGCGGCATCGACGCTGTCGGCGACGAGCGTGTCGACTACCAACGCCTTCGCGACCTTCGATTTCGCGAACGGCACCAGCCTGCCGGCCAAGGCGACCCTTTCGCTCGGATCCGCGGTATTCCGTCCGGGCGCAAGCGTGGCGAACGTGCCCGTCACGCTCGACCGGCCGACGCCCAACACGGTGATCGCGCGCGTCACCACCGTCAACGGATCGGGTACGACCAAGGCGGTCGCCGGCACCAACTATCGCACCGTCGACACCGTCGTGGTATTTCGGCCGGGCGATCCGCTGCGTCAGACCATCAGCGTGCCGATCGTGTCGGCGACCGCCGGTCAGCAATTCGCGGTGAAACTACGTGAGGCACCGTGGGGCGCGAATCAGGGTACGTCCTGGGTGAGCGTCACCGCGAGCTCGTCCGCCGTGGCGACGGCGTCTGCGACCACCGGCTTCCGCGCGCCGCGCACCTTCAAGGCGACCGGCACGCTGCAATATGAGATGAGCAGGGCGAAGATGTGGTGGACCGACACCGGCCATGACGATGCCTGGTCGACCCAGCTCCCGAACGGACGCGCGCAGCCGGCCAATGGCGAGACCGGCCTGTACCTCGATGGGTGGGTCTATCGGGACAAGGACATCGAGGCGCCGCTGCGCTACACCTGGAACGGCCTGGTGATGCACACGCAGAAGCTGAAGTCGCCGATCAGCTACAACGGCAAGAGCTACTATTACGGCTCGGTGGTGCTGAGCGGCCACAACACGCCGTCGACCCAGATCGGCTATGGCCAATATGAGTGGGTGGCGAAGATGCCGAGCCGTCGCGGTGCCTGGCCGGCGTTCTGGTTGATCTCCACCTCGGGCTGGCCGCCCGAGATCGATGTGTTCGAAGGCTTCGGCTACGAGAGCTATTGGGATTTCGACCGCTACATCGCGTCGACGATCCACGGCGGCGCCAATGCCGTGCGGACGTTCCAGCGCGGCTCGGTGATCCAGGCGGAGGCGGCCTATGGGCTGTCCGGCTTCTCGCAGGGCTTCCACAGCTATGCGGTCGACATCCAGCCCGACTATATCACCTGGTTCGTCGACGGGGTGGAGACCTATCAGAGCGTCAACCCGTTCAAGGGTTTCCGCTGGTATCCGATCATGGACGTCGCGGTGAAGACGACCAGCGCCTACGACGACGGCTCGGGCGACATGGTAGTCAAGGGCTTCCGCGCCTGGTCATCGTCCTGA
- a CDS encoding UDP-glucose dehydrogenase family protein produces MRIVMIGSGYVGLVSGACLADFGHQVVCVDKDAGKVARLKGGEIPIYEPGLDELVERNVAAGRLSFSTELAEPVEQADVVFIAVGTPARRGDGHADLSYVYAAAAEMAPSLRGFTVVVTKSTVPVGTGDEVERILREHNPDAEVAVASNPEFLREGAAIQDFKRPDRIVIGIEDDRARPVMEEVYRPLYLNHSPILFTGRRTSELIKYAANAFLAMKITFINEVADLCEQVGADVQQVARGIGLDNRIGSKFLHAGPGYGGSCFPKDTLALVKTAEDAGTPIRLVEATVAVNDTRKRAMGRKVIAACGGSVRGRKVAVLGLTFKPNTDDMRDAPSLAVIQALEDGGAQVCAFDPEGMAAARPLLPGTEFANSPYEAAKDAVALVIVTEWDAFRALDLQKLRGVMAGDVLVDLRNIYRPEAVTAAGFTYTGIGRAVQPIAEELSVAAE; encoded by the coding sequence ATGCGGATCGTGATGATCGGGTCGGGTTACGTCGGCCTGGTGTCGGGCGCCTGCCTGGCGGATTTCGGGCATCAGGTCGTCTGCGTCGACAAGGACGCGGGCAAGGTTGCGCGGCTCAAGGGCGGCGAGATCCCGATCTATGAGCCCGGGCTCGACGAGCTGGTCGAGCGCAACGTCGCGGCGGGGCGCCTGTCCTTCTCGACCGAACTGGCGGAGCCGGTCGAGCAGGCCGATGTCGTGTTCATCGCGGTCGGCACGCCGGCGCGGCGCGGCGACGGCCATGCCGACCTCTCCTATGTCTATGCCGCGGCCGCCGAGATGGCGCCGTCGCTCCGCGGCTTCACCGTGGTGGTGACCAAGTCGACCGTGCCGGTCGGTACCGGCGACGAGGTCGAGCGCATCCTGCGCGAGCACAACCCCGATGCCGAGGTCGCCGTCGCCTCCAACCCCGAGTTCCTGCGCGAGGGCGCGGCGATCCAGGACTTCAAGCGTCCCGACCGCATCGTCATCGGCATCGAGGACGATCGCGCGCGGCCGGTGATGGAGGAAGTCTATCGCCCGCTCTACCTCAACCATTCGCCGATCCTGTTCACCGGCCGGCGGACGAGCGAGCTAATCAAATATGCCGCCAACGCCTTCCTCGCGATGAAGATCACCTTCATCAACGAGGTCGCCGATTTGTGCGAGCAGGTCGGTGCCGATGTGCAGCAGGTGGCGCGCGGCATCGGTCTCGACAACCGCATCGGGTCCAAGTTCCTCCACGCCGGGCCGGGCTATGGCGGCTCGTGCTTCCCCAAGGATACGCTGGCGCTGGTCAAGACCGCCGAGGACGCCGGCACGCCGATCCGGCTGGTCGAGGCGACGGTGGCGGTCAACGACACGCGCAAGCGCGCGATGGGGCGCAAGGTGATCGCCGCCTGCGGCGGATCGGTGCGCGGGCGCAAGGTCGCGGTGCTGGGACTCACCTTCAAGCCCAATACCGACGACATGCGCGATGCGCCGAGCCTCGCGGTCATCCAGGCGCTCGAGGACGGCGGCGCGCAGGTCTGCGCCTTCGATCCCGAGGGCATGGCGGCGGCGCGGCCGCTGCTGCCGGGCACCGAGTTCGCCAACTCGCCCTATGAGGCGGCGAAGGATGCGGTGGCGCTGGTGATCGTCACCGAATGGGATGCGTTCCGCGCGCTCGACCTCCAGAAGCTGCGCGGCGTGATGGCGGGCGACGTGCTCGTCGACCTGCGCAACATCTATCGGCCGGAAGCGGTGACGGCCGCGGGCTTCACCTACACCGGCATCGGCCGGGCGGTGCAGCCGATCGCGGAGGAGCTCAGCGTGGCCGCGGAATGA
- the hemA gene encoding 5-aminolevulinate synthase, with the protein MNDEKLGARKVDYSRVFTQAIDRLHAEGRYRVFIDILRNKGMFPNARCFAGHNGPKPITVWCSNDYLAMGQHPKVIAAMEEALHDVGAGSGGTRNIGGNTHYHIDLEAELADLHGKEGALLFTSGYVSNEATLSTLAKVLPGCIIYSDELNHASMIAGIRNSGCEKRVWRHNDLAHLEELLAADDPETPKLIAFESVYSMDGDIAPIAAICDLADRYNALTYLDEVHAVGMYGSHGGGISERDAVADRVTIIEGTLGKAFGVMGGYIAADQTIVDVIRSYAPGFIFTTSLSPVLVAGALASVRHLKESSVEREGQQAAAAELKAMMAEVGLPVMNSVTHIVPLMVGDPVKAKRISDILLAEYGVYVQPINYPTVPRGTERLRFTPGPTHDTAMMRELVDALVEIWGRLELRLAA; encoded by the coding sequence ATGAACGACGAGAAACTGGGCGCCCGCAAGGTCGATTATTCGCGGGTCTTCACGCAGGCGATCGACCGGCTTCATGCCGAGGGGCGCTACCGTGTGTTCATCGACATCCTGCGCAACAAGGGCATGTTCCCCAACGCGCGCTGCTTCGCCGGACACAATGGGCCGAAGCCGATCACCGTGTGGTGCTCCAACGACTATCTCGCGATGGGCCAGCATCCCAAGGTGATCGCGGCGATGGAGGAAGCGCTGCACGACGTCGGCGCCGGCTCCGGCGGCACGCGCAACATCGGCGGCAACACGCATTACCATATCGATCTCGAGGCCGAGCTCGCCGATCTGCACGGCAAGGAAGGCGCGCTGCTGTTCACCTCGGGCTATGTCTCGAACGAGGCGACGCTGTCGACGCTGGCCAAGGTGCTGCCGGGCTGCATCATCTATTCGGACGAGCTCAACCACGCCTCGATGATCGCCGGCATCCGCAATTCGGGCTGCGAGAAGCGGGTGTGGCGGCACAACGACCTCGCGCACCTCGAGGAACTGCTCGCCGCCGACGATCCCGAGACGCCCAAGCTGATCGCGTTCGAGAGCGTCTATTCGATGGACGGCGACATCGCGCCGATCGCCGCGATCTGCGACCTCGCCGACCGCTACAATGCGCTGACCTACCTCGACGAGGTCCATGCGGTCGGCATGTACGGCTCGCACGGCGGCGGCATCTCCGAGCGCGACGCGGTGGCGGACCGGGTGACGATCATCGAGGGCACGCTGGGCAAGGCGTTCGGCGTGATGGGGGGCTATATCGCCGCCGACCAGACGATCGTCGACGTGATCCGCAGCTACGCGCCGGGGTTCATCTTCACCACCTCGCTGTCGCCGGTGCTGGTCGCCGGCGCGCTGGCGAGCGTGCGGCACCTCAAGGAGTCGAGCGTCGAGCGCGAAGGGCAGCAGGCGGCCGCCGCGGAGCTGAAGGCGATGATGGCCGAGGTGGGGCTGCCCGTGATGAACTCGGTCACGCACATCGTGCCGCTGATGGTCGGCGATCCGGTCAAGGCCAAGCGGATCAGCGACATTCTGCTCGCCGAGTATGGGGTGTACGTCCAGCCGATCAACTATCCGACCGTGCCGCGGGGGACGGAGCGGCTGCGCTTCACTCCTGGTCCGACGCACGACACGGCGATGATGCGCGAGCTGGTCGATGCGCTGGTGGAGATCTGGGGACGGCTGGAGTTGCGGCTGGCGGCTTAG